A single window of Nicotiana sylvestris chromosome 5, ASM39365v2, whole genome shotgun sequence DNA harbors:
- the LOC138868589 gene encoding uncharacterized protein has protein sequence MVVNPKGGNNTGHAMAVTTRSGKGGDAPTSSQRQLVDEEQVAQEEKIPNNGEQANDEVQINIDDSVEETQEEVNPSMDHIVDIPKPVVQRSKAPLPKRPPPYPQRLAKNTDENQFKKFIQMMKSLLINVPLVEALEKMPGYAKFIKDLVTKKRSMNFETIKVTHQVSMIVHSIAPNLEDPGAFLIPYTIGSAEFAKALCDLGASINLMPYLIFKTLGIGKPRPTSMRLQMTDCSIKRPLGVIEDVLVCVDKFILSTNFIILNCEVDYEVTIILGRPFPAMGKALYDVEAGELTF, from the coding sequence atggtggtgaacccaaagggtggtaaCAACACGGGGCATGCCATGGCCGTTACTACGAGAAGTGGAAAAGGTGGGGATGCACCTACCTCAAGCCAAAGGCAACTTGTGGATGAAGAGCAAGTGGCACAAGAAGAAAAGATCCCAAACAATGGAGAGCAAGCTAATGATGAGGTTCAGATTAATATTGATGATAGTGTGGAAGAGACTCAAGAGGAGGTGAACCCGTCTATGGATCACATTGTTGACATACCAAAACCAGTAGTGCAAAGGTCTAAGGCACCATTGCCTAAGCGTCCACCTCCATATCCTCAAAGACTTGCAAAGAATACTGATGAAAACCAATTCAAGAAGTTTATCCAAATGATGAAGAGTCTCTTAATCAATGTGCCATTAGTTGAGGCCTTGGAGAAAATGCCCGGTTATGCAAAGTTCATAAAGGATCTTGTGACAAAGAAGCGGTCTATGAATTTTGAAACTATCAAagtcactcatcaagtgagtATGATTGTGCATTCAATAGCTCCTAATTTAGAGGATCCCGGTGCTTTCTTGATTCCTTATACAATTGGAAGTGCCGAGTTTGCaaaagctctttgtgatcttggggcaagtatcaatttgatgccctatttgattttcaagacattgggaattgggaaaccaaggcccacctctatgagattgcaaatgacTGATTGTAGCATAAAGAGACCTTTGGGAGTGATTGAGGATGTTTTGGTttgtgttgataaattcattctttCGACAAATTTCATCATTCTAAATTGTGAAGTTGATTATGAGGTGACGATTattcttggaagacctttccCTGCTATGGGGAAGGCTCTTTATGATGTTGAAGCCGGAGAACTTACTTTCTGA